The genomic segment ATTTCTCAATTATCAAAGAAAGAGATCCGGCTGCTAGAGGTTTTTTAGAGATTGTTTTTTGTTACCCAGGGTTTCAAGCCCTGGTTGTACATAGAATTAGTCATAAACTCTGGAATCTAAAACTTCCACTAGTCCCAAGATTACTCAGCCAAATAACACGGTTTTTAACAGGTGTAGAGATTCATCCGGGAGCGAAAATTGGTAAAGCTGTATTTATAGATCATGGAATGGGAGTTGTTATTGGCGAGACGAGTGAGATAGGCAACAGATGCCTTTTATATCAAGGAGTTACTCTTGGTGGAACAGGTAAAGAAAATGGGAAAAGACATCCAACTTTAGAAGCAAATGTTGTCGTTGGAGCCGGAGCTAAAGTTCTTGGTGCAATCATTGTTGGCACGAATACAAGAATTGGGGCTGGGTCAGTGGTAGTTAGAGATGTAGAAGCTGATAGCACTGTAGTAGGGATCCCAGGCAGGGTAGTGCATCAAAGTGGAGTCAAAATCAATCCACTTGCTCACTCTGCGTTACCTGATACAGAAGGAAATGTAATAAGAAATTTAATGGAAAGAATTGATGAGCTTGAAAATCAAGTAATTAACTTTCAAGAGATAATCAGAAATTCAAATA from the Prochlorococcus marinus str. NATL2A genome contains:
- the epsC gene encoding serine O-acetyltransferase, whose amino-acid sequence is MLKIIKADFSIIKERDPAARGFLEIVFCYPGFQALVVHRISHKLWNLKLPLVPRLLSQITRFLTGVEIHPGAKIGKAVFIDHGMGVVIGETSEIGNRCLLYQGVTLGGTGKENGKRHPTLEANVVVGAGAKVLGAIIVGTNTRIGAGSVVVRDVEADSTVVGIPGRVVHQSGVKINPLAHSALPDTEGNVIRNLMERIDELENQVINFQEIIRNSNIGINDKNFHQGESQNLKDKEIIEFIGKNKK